The Salvia splendens isolate huo1 chromosome 21, SspV2, whole genome shotgun sequence genome includes a window with the following:
- the LOC121785042 gene encoding GPN-loop GTPase 3-like: MGYAQLVIGPAGSGKSTYCSSLSQHCETIGRSINIVNLDPAAENFDYPVAMDIRELISLEDVMEELGLGPNGGLIYCMEHLEENLDEWLTEELDNYLDDDYLVFDCPGQIELFSHVPVLKNFVEHLKRKNFNVCVVYLLDSQFITDVTKFISGCMASLSAMVQLELPHVNILSKMDLVRNKRDIENYLNPEPQTLLAELNQRMAPQFGKLNKSLIELVDQYSMVSFFPLDLRKESSIQYILSQIDMSIQFGEDADVKVKDFDEEDDD; the protein is encoded by the exons TCTACCTACTGTTCTAGCTTGTCCCAACATTGCGAAACTATTGGCCGATCAATTAATATTGTAAACTTAGATCCAGCTGCCGAGAATTTCGACTATCCTGTGGCGATGG ATATTAGGGAACTCATTTCGCTGGAGGACGTCATGGAGGAGCTTGGATTGGGGCCAAATGGTGGTCTTATTTACTGCATGGA GCACCTGGAAGAAAATCTGGACGAGTGGCTGACAGAAGAATTGGATAATTATTTGGATGATGATTATTTAGTTTTTGACTGCCCAG GCCAGATTGAACTTTTCTCCCATGTACCTGTGCTGAAGAACTTTGTGGAGCATTTAAAGCGTAAAAACTTCAATGTCTGTGTTGTGTACCTACTTGATTCACAG TTTATAACAGACGTCACCAAGTTCATAAGTGGGTGTATGgcctcactctctgccatggTTCAACTGGAGCTACCACATGTTAATATTCTCTCCAAAATGGACCTTGTGAGAAACAAGAGGGACATTGAGAA CTACTTGAATCCAGAACCTCAGACTCTGTTGGCTGAGTTGAATCAGCGCATGGCTCCACAGTTTGGGAAACTTAATAAGAGTTTGATTGAACTG GTAGACCAGTACAGCATGGTGAGCTTCTTTCCTCTTGATCTGAGAAAAGAGAGCAG CATTCAGTATATTCTGTCACAAATTGACATGTCTATTCAGTTTGGGGAAGATGCAGATGTAAAGGTTAAGGATTTTGATGAAGAAGACGACGACTGA
- the LOC121785041 gene encoding probable carboxylesterase 17 gives MSLIAEAPSFLQVFSDGTVVRTDHRAAACSATSKDVTIDPSKPITARVFLPSAAAPPAPLPVLLYFHGGGFCIGSTTWLGYHVFLENRSAASGAIILSVNYRLAPENKLPVAYDDCFAALQWLNTADLSRVFLAGDSAGGNIAHNVAIKLVGEKNTKISIKGIIPIHPYFGSEARTELEAEAGSVEEVKMNDMFWKLSLPDGKDRDFHSCNFERAEVEWGLFPATAVFVARMDFLKERGVMYEDYLKKKGVKNVRLHEAEEEKHVFHVWNPNSDAAVLLQNQIINFMQSF, from the coding sequence ATGTCCCTAATCGCCGAGGCGCCAAGCTTCCTCCAAGTCTTCTCCGACGGCACCGTCGTCCGCACTGACCACCGAGCCGCCGCCTGCTCCGCCACCTCCAAGGATGTCACCATCGACCCCTCTAAGCCCATCACCGCCAGAGTCTTCCTCCCCTCTGCTGCCGCGCCGCCGGCACCACTCCCGGTGCTCCTCTACTTCCACGGCGGTGGCTTTTGCATCGGCTCCACCACCTGGCTCGGCTACCACGTTTTCCTCGAAAACCGCTCCGCCGCCTCCGGAGCCATCATCCTCTCTGTCAACTACCGCCTCGCCCCCGAAAACAAGCTCCCGGTCGCCTACGACGACTGCTTTGCCGCGCTCCAGTGGCTCAACACTGCCGACCTATCCCGTGTTTTCCTCGCCGGCGACAGCGCTGGAGGCAACATTGCCCACAACGTCGCCATAAAACTCGTTGGAGAAAAAAATACCAAGATTTCAATCAAAGGGATTATACCGATCCACCCGTATTTTGGCAGCGAGGCGAGGACAGAGCTGGAGGCGGAAGCAGGCTCGGTGGAAGAGGTCAAGATGAACGACATGTTTTGGAAGCTAAGCTTGCCAGACGGGAAAGATCGGGATTTCCACAGTTGCAATTTCGAGAGGGCGGAGGTGGAGTGGGGGTTGTTTCCGGCGACAGCAGTGTTCGTTGCCAGAATGGATTTTTTGAAAGAGAGGGGAGTTATGTATGAGGATTATCTGAAGAAGAAAGGTGTGAAAAACGTGCGTTTACATGAGGCCGAGGAAGAAAAGCACGTTTTTCACGTATGGAATCCGAACTCAGATGCTGCTGTTTTGCTCCAAAATCAGATCATAAATTTCATGCAAAGCTTCTAA